A stretch of Carboxydocella sporoproducens DSM 16521 DNA encodes these proteins:
- a CDS encoding ASCH domain-containing protein codes for MRALNFYSSNYHGHLLCRKKNCTIRLGDKREKYSEGDIVWITAGNRFEPRKKVFTAVLDRVIVKKLSELNEDDLKGESPDIRSLDDVIKYLSEIYKRPVEKDETVTVIYFSEILE; via the coding sequence GTGCGGGCGTTGAATTTCTATTCTTCCAATTACCATGGTCATCTGTTATGTCGCAAGAAGAATTGTACCATCAGACTGGGAGACAAGAGAGAGAAATATAGTGAAGGTGATATCGTTTGGATTACTGCCGGTAATCGCTTTGAACCCCGCAAAAAAGTTTTTACTGCTGTCCTGGACAGAGTAATTGTCAAAAAACTTTCAGAGTTAAATGAAGATGATTTAAAAGGAGAAAGTCCGGATATTCGTTCTCTGGATGATGTAATCAAGTATCTTTCTGAGATTTACAAACGTCCAGTAGAAAAGGATGAAACTGTTACAGTCATCTATTTTTCCGAAATTCTCGAGTAA